The segment AAGAACAGGACGCAGCCAAGAAGTTCATCCGCATCCTGCGTGAGGTGACAGTGCAAGAGGGTGACAAGCGCGCCACCTTCCTGCCTTTCGAAGGGTTCAAGGTGAGCTTCGAGATCGACTTCGATCACCCGGTGCTTCGCAACCGGACCCAGAGCGCAAGCGTCGACTTCTCCAGCACCTCGTTCGTGAAGGAAGTCAGCCGCGCCCGCACCTTTGGCTTCATGCGTGACATCGAATACCTGCGCAAGCACAACCTTGCGCTGGGCGGCAGTGTGGAAAACGCCATCGTGGTCGACGAGGAAGGCGTGTTGAACGAAGACGGTCTTCGCTACGAAGACGAGTTCGTCAAACACAAGATTCTCGATGCCATTGGCGACCTGTACCTGCTGGGCAACAGCCTGATTGGCGAGTTCAAGGGCTTCAAGTCCGGCCACGCGCTGAACAACCAGCTGTTGCGCAAGCTGATTGCCGAAACCGATGCCTGGGAAGTGGTCACTTTCGAAGATGCCAGCACGGCGCCGATCTCGTATATGCGTCCTGTCGCGGCTGTGTAAGCTCGAACACTCTCTAGTTCATTGAGGCCACCTTCGGGTGGCCTTTTTTATGGGCGGCTTCGTGCAGCAATTGCCAGGACGTTAGTGGGCAGTGCGCCTGACCAAGCTTCGCAGTCCTTCTGCCTGCTGTCTTGGGCATCGTCTGGCCTGCTCCGCACGCCAGAACTGGCGCTCAGTCCTTGGCCTGCGCATGCGCCGCCAGGCGCTCCAGTGCAGCCCGCAGTTTCGCGTCAGTGATGCCTTCGGCCGTCTGCAGCAGGCTCTGGGCTGCGCTGTTGGACAACTCGGCCGCATGCCCGCCGCGCTTGGCGGGCACCAGGGGTGGCTGCACCTTGAAAAGAATACGCCTGAGGTTGCCGAACGCATCGGTTGCCTGCAATGCCGCCATCAGACGCTTTTGCTGGTAACGCAGGCGCGTGGCCCAGTGTCCGTCGGTGACCACAAGCAGCAGGGTACCGTCGCGCCATGACGCCACGTGGCAGTGCTCGCGTGCAGCCGGTTGCAGCTGGCCTTCGACCAGGCGTTGCAGGTGCTCCAGGCGCTCGGCCTGGTTGAGCAGCAGGCGCAGCGGGCGAACCTGGCGCAGTAGCGCCGATGGCGGCTGGGCGGGGGAGGGTTTGTAGGCCATGGGTGTACGCATGAGGTTACAAGTTGGGCAGTCTAACACTTCAGCGTCAGTCCCGATCACCTGGCGGTTGAGCCCACTGGCCAAGCGCAGGGCTCGACGTACAGGCGCCAGGCCCTGCAAGGTACCCGGCACAGGCGAGTGTTGAACGCTTTCATCTTTCCAGGTCTTGAACTCAGGGGAAATGCCCCTATCTAAGACACGCCCCTGTAAAAGCGCTGTGCCAGCATCGTGGAATCCACCACTTTCATCACCATCGTTTCCGGGTAGAATGCTCGTTCGCATGCGGCCTTAGGGCTGCACGGGCGACTCATGGGGCCGCCCTCCATCCCTACGTGTGGAAGATCCTGCCAATATGTTTGCGCCTTTGTTAAAGAAACTTTTTGGAAGCAAGAACGAGCGTGAAGTCAAACGCATGCTCAAGACGGTGAGTATCGTCAATGCCTTCGAAGAGAAGATGGTGGCCCTCTCCGACGAGCAGCTGCGTGGTAAGACTGCCGAGTTCAAGGAGCGTTTGGCCAAAGGCGAAACACTGGACCAACTCCTGCCCGAAGCCTTCGCCGTCGCCCGTGAGGCCGGCAAGCGTGTGATGGGCATGCGTCACTTCGACGTTCAGCTCATTGGCGGCATGACCCTGCACGAGGGCATGATCGCGGAGATGCGCACCGGTGAGGGCAAGACCCTGGTCGGTACCTTGGCCGTCTACCTCAATGCGTTGTCCGGCAAGGGCGTGCACGTGGTCACCGTCAACGACTACCTTGCTCGTCGTGACGCCAACTGGATGCGCCCGCTGTACGAATTCCTCGGCCTGTCGGTCGGTATCGTCTCTGCGTTCCAGCCGCCCGAAGAAAAACGCGCAGCCTACGCTGCCGATATCACGTACGGCACCAACAACGAATTCGGCTTCGACTACTTGCGCGACAACATGGCGTTCAGCCAGGACGAGAAGTTCCAGCGTGAACTGAACTTCGCCGTGATCGACGAAGTGGACTCGATCCTCATCGACGAAGCCCGTACGCCGTTGATCATTTCCGGCCAGGCCGAGGACAGCTCCAAGCTGTACATCGAGATCAACCGCCTGATCCCACGCCTGACCCAGCACATCGAGGAAGTCGAAGGCCAGGTCACCCAGGAAGGCCACTTCACCATCGACGAGAAGACCCGCCAGGTCGAGCTCAACGAAGCCGGTCACCAGTTCATCGAGGAAATGCTCACCCAGGTCGGTCTGCTGGCCGAGGGCGAGAGCCTGTACTCGGCGCACAACCTGGGCCTGCTGACGCACGTCTATGCCGGTCTGCGCGCGCACAAGCTGTTCCATCGCAACGTCGAATACATCGTGCAGGACGGCCAGGTGCTGCTGATCGACGAGCACACCGGGCGTACCATGCCGGGTCGCCGTCTGTCCGAAGGCCTGCACCAGGCCATCGAGGCAAAGGAAAACCTCAACATCCAGGCCGAGAGCCAGACCCTGGCTTCCACCACGTTCCAGAACTACTTCCGTCTGTACTCGAAACTGTCGGGCATGACCGGCACCGCCGATACCGAGGCTTTCGAGTTCGCCCAGATCTACGCCCTGAACGTGATGGTCATTCCGCCGAACAAGCCCCTGGCGCGCAAGGACCACAACGACCTGGTGTACCTGACCGCCGAAGAGAAGTACGCCGCGATCATCGCCGACATCAAGGAAACCCTGAAGCAGGGTCGGCCGGTGCTGGTGGGTACGGCGACCATCGAAACCTCCGAGCACATGTCCAACCTGCTGCACAAGGAAGGCATCGAACACAAGGTACTGAACGCCAAGTACCACGAGAAGGAAGCCGAGATCATCGCCCAGGCCGGCGCGCCAGGCGCGCTGACCATTGCCACCAACATGGCCGGTCGTGGTACCGACATCCTGTTGGGCGGTAACTGGGAAGCTGAAGTGGCCGCACTGGAAAACCCTACGGACGAGCAGATCGCGCACATCAAGGCCGACTGGCAGAAGCGTCACCAGCAGGTTATCGAGTCCGGTGGCCTGCACGTCATCGCCTCCGAGCGTCACGAATCGCGTCGTATCGACAACCAGCTGCGCGGTCGTTCCGGTCGCCAGGGTGACCCGGGTTCCAGCCGCTTCTACCTCTCGCTCGAAGACAGCCTAATGCGCATCTTCGCCTCTGATCGGGTGAAGAACTTTATGAAGGCGCTGGGCATGCAGTCGGGCGAAGCCATCGAACACCGCATGGTCACCAACGCCATCGAGAAGGCCCAGCGCAAGGTCGAAGGCCGCAACTTCGATATCCGCAAGCAGTTGCTCGAATACGACGACGTGGCCAACGAGCAGCGCAAGGTCATCTACCACATGCGCAACAGCCTGCTGGCCGCAGAGAACGTCGGCGACACCATTGCCGAATTCCGCAAGGAAGTGCTCGATGCCACCATCAGCCAGCACATCCCGCCGCAGTCGCTGCCTGAGCAGTGGGACGTGGCCGGCCTGGAAGCCTCGCTGTCCAGTGACTTTGCCATGAAGTTGCCGATCCAGCAGTGGCTCGA is part of the Pseudomonas parafulva genome and harbors:
- the lpxC gene encoding UDP-3-O-acyl-N-acetylglucosamine deacetylase, yielding MIKQRTLKNTIRATGVGLHSGEKVYLTLKPAPVDTGIVFRRADLDPVVEIPARAANVGETTMSTTLVNGDVKVDTVEHLLSAMAGLGIDNAYVELSASEVPIMDGSAGPFVFLIQSAGLEEQDAAKKFIRILREVTVQEGDKRATFLPFEGFKVSFEIDFDHPVLRNRTQSASVDFSSTSFVKEVSRARTFGFMRDIEYLRKHNLALGGSVENAIVVDEEGVLNEDGLRYEDEFVKHKILDAIGDLYLLGNSLIGEFKGFKSGHALNNQLLRKLIAETDAWEVVTFEDASTAPISYMRPVAAV
- a CDS encoding DUF721 domain-containing protein, whose product is MAYKPSPAQPPSALLRQVRPLRLLLNQAERLEHLQRLVEGQLQPAAREHCHVASWRDGTLLLVVTDGHWATRLRYQQKRLMAALQATDAFGNLRRILFKVQPPLVPAKRGGHAAELSNSAAQSLLQTAEGITDAKLRAALERLAAHAQAKD
- the secA gene encoding preprotein translocase subunit SecA, yielding MFAPLLKKLFGSKNEREVKRMLKTVSIVNAFEEKMVALSDEQLRGKTAEFKERLAKGETLDQLLPEAFAVAREAGKRVMGMRHFDVQLIGGMTLHEGMIAEMRTGEGKTLVGTLAVYLNALSGKGVHVVTVNDYLARRDANWMRPLYEFLGLSVGIVSAFQPPEEKRAAYAADITYGTNNEFGFDYLRDNMAFSQDEKFQRELNFAVIDEVDSILIDEARTPLIISGQAEDSSKLYIEINRLIPRLTQHIEEVEGQVTQEGHFTIDEKTRQVELNEAGHQFIEEMLTQVGLLAEGESLYSAHNLGLLTHVYAGLRAHKLFHRNVEYIVQDGQVLLIDEHTGRTMPGRRLSEGLHQAIEAKENLNIQAESQTLASTTFQNYFRLYSKLSGMTGTADTEAFEFAQIYALNVMVIPPNKPLARKDHNDLVYLTAEEKYAAIIADIKETLKQGRPVLVGTATIETSEHMSNLLHKEGIEHKVLNAKYHEKEAEIIAQAGAPGALTIATNMAGRGTDILLGGNWEAEVAALENPTDEQIAHIKADWQKRHQQVIESGGLHVIASERHESRRIDNQLRGRSGRQGDPGSSRFYLSLEDSLMRIFASDRVKNFMKALGMQSGEAIEHRMVTNAIEKAQRKVEGRNFDIRKQLLEYDDVANEQRKVIYHMRNSLLAAENVGDTIAEFRKEVLDATISQHIPPQSLPEQWDVAGLEASLSSDFAMKLPIQQWLDEDDHLYEETLREKLLHEITTAYTEKEDQAGIEALRTFEKQILLRVLDDLWKDHLSTMDHLRHGIHLRGYAQKNPKQEYKRESFTLFQELLESIKRDAIRVLSHVQVRREDPAEEEARLRRDAEELASRMQFEHAPAPGLESEQLAEEGAEVAVAAEPVRNEQKLGRNEPCWCGSGKKFKHCHGQIE